The following are encoded together in the Panicum virgatum strain AP13 chromosome 6K, P.virgatum_v5, whole genome shotgun sequence genome:
- the LOC120712196 gene encoding chloroplastic group IIA intron splicing facilitator CRS1, chloroplastic-like: protein MAPPPLPLFSPSPKPPPPPPWLHGPSTQTHNPSPSPAAPPPHAEAAPPNKPRHHGPKPAPARHTGGKAAAKPLTAGVPGGRTRRAVLGIIRRVRSLELSDPPRPFPARNDAAAAAVLPFHLPVEPREQFHEAAVKGKPRAVPWAAAWDEGLKVALRREKKAREPTRAETELAAGELDRLRRVARGMGRWARAKKAGVTDEVVGDLRREWARGEELAAVRIVEPLRRNMDRAREILEIKTGGLVVWTKGDIHFVYRGSNYQQNTKHSHYFMSDAQNMKQNVPTTQLEYSNEGEVLTNANSKADDAFQEKYQSICGQKDEEPVKGTLYEREVNRLLDSLGPQFVDWWWNTPLPVDADLLPEFVPGFKTPFRQCPPGVRPTLADEELTYLRKLARPLPTHFALGRNTRLQGLAAAILKLWEKSLIAKIAVKVGIQNTNNEQMAWNLKHLTGGTVILRNKDFIILYRGKDFLPGGVAQTVIQREAQVHDEQVKEEEARLKAVDSLQMVGGMSSEESSVGTFREYQNFQADHVHGNTENSNTIIELEAEKHRLEKELKDQEWKLSILNKKIERSNQALAKLHNSWSPSEESADKELLTEEEKAMFCRIGRKMDGLVLLGRRGIFDGVIEEIHQHWKHKEVVKVITKQNQARQIMYTANLLEVETGGILIAVEKLPTSHSIILYRGKNYHRPEKSSSSNLLTKREALRRSIEVQRRGSVKYFARERQKSILDLKRRLRYVARQIKYRTSRS from the exons atggcgccaccgccgcttccTCTCTTCTCCCCGTCCCCGAagcccccgcctccgccgccatggctgcACGGCCCCTCCACGCAAACCCACAACCCCTCCCCCAGCCCCGCGGCGCCTCCGCCCCACGCCGAGGCAGCTCCTCCCAACAAGCCCCGCCACCACGGCCCCAAGCCGGCACCGGCGAGACACACCGGCGGCAAGGCGGCCGCCAagcccctcaccgccggcgtaCCCGGCGGCCGCACTCGCCGCGCCGTTCTTGGCATCATCCGCCGCGTCCGCTCCCTCGAGCTCTCCGACCCGCCGCGCCCCTTCCCCGCCCGtaacgacgccgccgccgccgccgtgctgccgtTCCACCTCCCGGTAGAGCCGCGGGAGCAGTTCCACGAAGCGGCGGTGAAAGGGAAGCCGCGAGCGgtgccgtgggcggcggcgtgggacgAGGGCCTCAAGGTCGCGCTGCGGCGGGAGAAGAAGGCGAGGGAGCCCACGCGCGCGGAGACGGagctggcggccggcgagctggACCGGCTACGGCGGGTGGCGCGCGGGATGGGCAGGTGGGCGCGGGCCAAGAAGGCCGGGGTCACTGATGAGGTGGTGGGAGACCTGCGCCGGGAGTGGGCCAGGGGCGAGGAGCTTGCCGCCGTGCGCATCGTCGAGCCGCTGCGCCGGAACATGGACCGCGCCAGGGAGATTCTGGAG ATAAAAACAGGAGGCTTGGTAGTTTGGACAAAAGGAGACATACATTTTGTTTACAGAGGAAGCAATTATCAGCAAAACACAAAGCATAGTCACTATTTCATGAGTGATGCTCAAAATATGAAACAAAATGTTCCCACAACCCAGCTTGAATATAGTAACGAAGGTGAAGTGCTAACCAATGCTAATAGCAAAGCAGATGATGCTTTCCAAGAAAAGTATCAAAGCATTTGTGGTCAGAAAGACGAAGAACCTGTCAAGGGAACTCTCTATGAGAGAGAAGTCAACAGATTATTGGACAGTTTGGGCCCTCAATTTGTTGATTGGTGGTGGAACACACCATTGCCTGTGGATGCTGATCTACTCCCGGAGTTTGTTCCGGGCTTTAAGACTCCGTTTAGGCAGTGCCCTCCTGGTGTGAGACCAACACTAGCAGATGAGGAGCTGACATACTTGCGCAAACTTGCACGTCCTTTACCGACACATTTTGCCCTTG GTAGAAATACAAGACTTCAGGGTTTGGCTGCGGCTATACTGAAGCTTTGGGAAAAAAGCCTTATAGCGAAAATTGCGGTGAAAGTGGGTATCCAAAATACAAACAATGAACAAATGGCATGGAACCTTAAG CATCTTACAGGAGGCACTGTAATATTGAGAAACAAGGATTTTATTATTCTATATAGAGGCAAGGATTTTCTTCCTGGTGGAGTTGCTCAAACTGTAATTCAACGAGAGGCTCAGGTACATGATGAACAGgtgaaggaagaagaagctcgACTGAAAGCAGTTGACTCTCTTCAGATGGTCGGTGGAATGTCATCTGAAGAAAGTTCTGTAGGAACTTTCAGGGAGTATCAGAACTTCCAAGCTGACCATGTGCATGGAAATACTGAAAACTCCAACACCATCATTGAACTAGAGGCTGAGAAGCATAGATTGGAAAAGGAACTGAAAGACCAAGAATGGAAGCTTTCCATT CTTAACAAGAAGATTGAAAGATCCAACCAGGCACTGGCAAAGCTTCACAATTCTTGGAGCCCTTCAGAGGAATCTGCAGATAAAGAACTCTTGACAGAAGAGGAAAAGGCGATGTTCTGCAGGATTGGCCGCAAAATGGATGGTCTTGTTCTTCTAG GAAGGCGTGGCATCTTTGATGGTGTGATTGAAGAGATTCATCAGCACTGGAAACATAAAGAGGTTGTAAAAGTAATTACGAAGCAGAATCAAGCCCGCCAAATCATGTACACAGCGAATCTTCTCGAGGTTGAGACAGGTGGTATCCTAATAGCTGTAGAAAAGCTTCCGACCAGCCATTCCATAATACTTTACCGTGGAAAAAACTATCACCGCCCAGAAAAATCATCATCCAGTAATCTTCTAACAAAAAGAGAAGCACTGCGCAGATCAATTGAGGTCCAACGACGAGGG TCTGTGAAATACTTTGCTCGGGAAAGGCAAAAGTCCATTTTGGACCTGAAAAGGAGACTG AGATATGTGGCAAGGCAAATCAAGTATCGAACCTCAAGATCATGA